A DNA window from Pseudarthrobacter sp. W1I19 contains the following coding sequences:
- a CDS encoding transketolase translates to MPTNTVQDRATAAGAPGNGAAHGPVTQERIAKISAAAYRIRHHALNMGEVQGQGYVGQALGAADMLATVYGDQLNFRAEDPHWEARDRFLLSTGHYAIGHYAALAEAGIVPVEELETYGSDDSRLPMSGMSTYTPGMEISGGSLGHGLTIAVGMALGLRYQGSAARVFNFLSDGELDEGSTWEAAMGAHHHQLGNLTAMVDINALQADGKTDTVLRTEPVTEKWESFGWYTQRVDGNDVGALLAAFDNAAAQAAAVGRPSVILCDTKVGRGVPLLEEREKAHFMRIEENEWQTCREQLTAGYEGKASA, encoded by the coding sequence ATGCCAACAAACACTGTCCAGGACCGGGCGACAGCGGCCGGCGCACCCGGGAACGGAGCGGCGCATGGCCCGGTAACCCAAGAGCGCATCGCAAAGATCAGCGCGGCTGCCTACCGGATCCGGCATCACGCACTGAACATGGGCGAGGTCCAGGGCCAGGGCTATGTGGGCCAGGCGCTGGGAGCGGCTGACATGCTCGCCACGGTCTATGGTGACCAGCTGAACTTCCGTGCCGAGGATCCACACTGGGAGGCCCGCGACCGGTTCCTGCTCTCCACCGGGCACTACGCGATCGGCCACTACGCCGCGCTGGCAGAGGCCGGGATCGTGCCGGTCGAAGAGCTCGAGACCTATGGCTCGGACGATTCCCGGCTGCCGATGTCCGGGATGTCCACCTACACCCCCGGCATGGAAATTTCCGGCGGTTCCCTGGGCCACGGCCTGACCATCGCCGTCGGCATGGCCCTGGGCCTGCGCTACCAGGGCTCCGCTGCCCGAGTGTTCAACTTCCTCTCCGACGGCGAACTGGACGAAGGCTCCACCTGGGAGGCCGCCATGGGTGCGCACCACCACCAGCTGGGCAACCTCACCGCGATGGTGGACATCAACGCCCTGCAGGCTGACGGCAAAACCGACACCGTGCTCCGCACCGAACCGGTGACCGAAAAGTGGGAATCGTTCGGCTGGTACACCCAGCGCGTGGACGGGAACGACGTCGGCGCGCTGCTGGCAGCGTTCGACAACGCAGCCGCCCAGGCCGCCGCCGTCGGACGCCCCTCCGTAATCCTGTGCGACACGAAGGTGGGCCGCGGCGTGCCGCTGCTGGAGGAACGCGAAAAGGCGCACTTCATGCGCATCGAAGAGAACGAATGGCAGACCTGCCGCGAGCAGCTCACCGCCGGCTACGAAGGAAAGGCTTCAGCATGA
- a CDS encoding transketolase family protein, translating to MSTTTKAGSAQAATTTAAKPKLKTSAMIASFADPGQKTSSAPFGHALVKAAQENDKIVGLTADLGKYTDMHIFAKAFPERFFQMGMAEQLLFGAAAGLAETGLVPFASTYSVFAARRAYDFLCLDAAEPNLNVNIVGGLPGLTTGYGPSHQATEDMAIFRGMPNLTIVDPCDSIDIEQAVPQLAASDGPTYLRLLRGNVPTVLDEYDYTFELGKAKVLRGGNDVVFISSGLMTMRALQAAKALAAHNVDVAVVHTPTIKPFDAETVLAEINTDRLAVTLENHSVVGGLFETVASAVVTAGVGKRVVPVALPDQFLDAGALPTLHDRYGLAVDRIVAKVLAELS from the coding sequence ATGAGCACCACCACCAAGGCCGGTTCGGCACAAGCAGCTACTACGACAGCCGCGAAGCCGAAGCTGAAGACCTCGGCCATGATCGCGTCCTTCGCCGATCCCGGCCAGAAAACCAGCTCCGCGCCGTTCGGGCACGCACTGGTCAAAGCCGCGCAGGAAAACGACAAAATCGTCGGGCTCACCGCGGACCTGGGCAAGTACACCGACATGCACATCTTCGCCAAGGCCTTCCCGGAACGGTTCTTCCAGATGGGCATGGCCGAGCAGCTGCTCTTCGGCGCCGCCGCCGGGCTGGCCGAGACCGGGCTGGTGCCGTTCGCATCCACCTACTCCGTGTTCGCCGCCCGCCGCGCCTACGACTTCCTCTGCCTGGACGCGGCCGAGCCAAACCTGAACGTCAACATCGTCGGCGGGCTGCCCGGCCTCACCACCGGGTACGGCCCCAGCCACCAAGCCACCGAGGACATGGCGATCTTCCGCGGCATGCCCAACCTGACCATCGTTGACCCCTGCGACTCGATCGACATCGAACAGGCAGTCCCCCAACTCGCAGCGTCGGACGGACCCACCTACCTGCGCCTGCTGCGCGGCAACGTCCCCACCGTCCTGGACGAGTACGACTACACGTTCGAACTCGGCAAGGCCAAGGTCCTGCGCGGCGGCAACGACGTCGTGTTCATCTCCTCCGGCCTGATGACCATGCGGGCCCTGCAGGCAGCCAAGGCGCTGGCGGCACACAACGTCGACGTCGCCGTCGTCCACACCCCTACCATCAAACCGTTCGACGCCGAAACCGTCCTCGCCGAAATCAACACCGACCGGCTGGCCGTCACCCTGGAAAACCACTCCGTAGTGGGCGGCCTGTTCGAAACCGTCGCCTCCGCCGTCGTCACCGCCGGGGTAGGAAAGCGGGTGGTCCCCGTGGCGCTGCCGGACCAGTTCCTGGACGCCGGGGCGCTGCCCACACTGCATGACCGCTACGGCCTTGCCGTGGACCGCATCGTGGCGAAGGTACTGGCCGAGCTGTCATAA
- a CDS encoding GntR family transcriptional regulator translates to MAGVTAPLLGLQKKSLREQALSALRTAITSGELAPGRHLVETELSEMLQISRGTLREALRQLEQEGLLSAGPRGRLSVRHLDEKEIRDIFAVRAALESLAARTLCELPDRAHVIQTLHQTIDVMEAAQDASLEERIESDMEFHRTLCRLTGNETLLHSWESLEGSIRMSIMFGGLEKGVKNMSVDRHREIVAAIETGDASLSRKTIREHMDSAAANLVA, encoded by the coding sequence ATGGCAGGAGTGACAGCACCGTTGCTGGGACTGCAGAAGAAAAGCCTGCGCGAGCAGGCGCTGTCGGCGCTGAGGACCGCTATCACCAGCGGCGAGCTGGCGCCCGGCCGGCACCTGGTGGAAACCGAGCTGTCCGAGATGCTGCAAATCAGCCGGGGAACACTCCGCGAGGCCCTGCGTCAGCTCGAACAGGAGGGCCTGCTGTCTGCCGGGCCCCGCGGCCGGCTCTCCGTCCGGCACCTGGACGAAAAAGAGATTCGGGACATTTTCGCTGTCCGGGCGGCCCTTGAATCCTTGGCGGCGCGCACACTATGCGAGCTCCCGGACCGCGCTCACGTGATCCAGACCCTGCATCAGACTATTGACGTAATGGAGGCGGCCCAGGACGCGTCATTGGAGGAACGGATCGAGTCCGACATGGAATTCCATCGCACTCTCTGCCGGCTGACCGGCAATGAAACCCTTCTTCACTCCTGGGAGTCGCTTGAAGGCTCCATCCGGATGTCCATCATGTTCGGCGGCCTGGAAAAGGGCGTCAAGAATATGAGCGTAGACCGTCACCGCGAGATCGTGGCGGCCATCGAAACCGGCGACGCGTCCCTCTCGCGCAAGACCATCCGGGAGCACATGGACAGTGCCGCCGCGAACCTGGTGGCCTAG
- a CDS encoding transferase — MNAKFVSVEDDAGKVTRYARHTNGGGLIAPGATVADSARIGPMTYVEYGARIGSGCRIGHGSWIDRDATIGDRTVIGDGVRIGRGTVVGSRVHIGSHSRIGSGVLIEHGVHLHADTTVPDGGHVPLSARTYAPDQAKHRPHRKSKGRMAA; from the coding sequence ATGAACGCGAAGTTTGTATCAGTTGAAGACGACGCCGGGAAGGTCACCCGATACGCCCGCCATACAAACGGTGGCGGCCTCATCGCCCCCGGCGCAACAGTGGCCGACAGTGCACGCATCGGTCCGATGACCTATGTGGAGTACGGGGCCAGGATCGGCTCGGGCTGCCGCATCGGGCACGGCAGCTGGATTGACCGCGACGCGACCATCGGTGACCGCACGGTCATCGGTGATGGGGTGCGGATCGGCCGCGGCACGGTAGTGGGAAGCCGGGTGCACATCGGGAGCCATTCGAGGATTGGCTCCGGTGTCCTGATCGAGCACGGCGTGCACCTGCACGCCGACACAACAGTTCCCGACGGCGGGCACGTCCCGTTGAGTGCCCGGACGTACGCCCCGGACCAGGCGAAGCACCGGCCGCACCGGAAGAGCAAAGGCCGGATGGCGGCCTGA
- a CDS encoding HoxN/HupN/NixA family nickel/cobalt transporter: protein MTNIAAFYRERDALPLRTRLLCMFGAVAGLHAAAVVLLLAGNTGTPGSAGSPGAQALTWGLVLTAYLAGVKHSYDWDHLAAIDNSTRKFVADRQDPVSVGFAFSLGHSSVVTLAGVLVIAGAAMVGEVMQDGSTGNLVLGLIGSGVSGLFLLVIGLFNGSAFARSARAYRRSRSGGAVDPRDLEPQGLVARLLARPLSRVRRPRNVYVIGFLFGLGFDTATTIGLLMMTTAASLAGVPPFALLALPLAFTAAMTLCDSLNGLAMMRMYRSALTDPQRKLGFNALVTGISAISALFIAAITLGGFLNAAFALEDPVTAWLGSIDLGDAGLLLVALLLAVWGGAAVKARLADRFKP from the coding sequence ATGACGAACATCGCCGCGTTCTACCGTGAGCGGGACGCCCTGCCGCTGCGGACCCGCCTGTTGTGCATGTTCGGTGCGGTCGCCGGCTTGCATGCCGCCGCCGTCGTACTTTTGCTCGCAGGCAATACCGGCACCCCAGGAAGCGCAGGCAGTCCCGGCGCGCAGGCCCTCACTTGGGGGCTGGTCCTGACTGCCTATCTCGCCGGCGTGAAGCACAGCTACGACTGGGACCACCTCGCCGCGATCGACAACTCCACCCGCAAGTTTGTGGCCGACCGGCAGGACCCTGTGAGTGTCGGGTTCGCCTTCAGCCTGGGCCACAGCTCCGTGGTGACGCTCGCCGGTGTGCTGGTGATTGCGGGCGCGGCCATGGTCGGGGAGGTCATGCAGGACGGCTCCACCGGCAACCTGGTCCTTGGCCTGATCGGCAGCGGCGTTTCCGGGCTGTTCTTGCTGGTGATTGGCCTGTTCAACGGATCGGCCTTTGCTCGCTCCGCACGTGCCTATCGCCGCTCCCGCAGCGGTGGCGCCGTAGATCCGCGGGACCTCGAACCGCAGGGACTGGTGGCGCGGCTTCTCGCCCGGCCGCTGTCCCGGGTGCGGCGGCCGCGGAACGTTTACGTGATCGGCTTCCTGTTCGGGTTGGGCTTTGACACCGCCACCACCATCGGCCTGCTGATGATGACGACGGCGGCGTCCCTGGCCGGGGTGCCGCCGTTCGCCTTGCTGGCGCTGCCGCTCGCGTTCACGGCCGCCATGACGCTGTGCGATTCTCTGAACGGGCTGGCCATGATGCGGATGTACCGCTCGGCCCTCACCGACCCGCAGCGCAAACTCGGCTTCAATGCCCTGGTCACGGGCATCTCTGCTATATCCGCCTTGTTCATCGCGGCGATCACGCTGGGCGGCTTCCTCAACGCAGCCTTTGCGTTGGAGGATCCTGTGACGGCTTGGCTGGGATCCATCGACCTGGGCGACGCCGGCCTGCTGCTCGTGGCGCTCCTGCTCGCCGTGTGGGGTGGTGCGGCAGTAAAGGCGCGGCTGGCTGACCGTTTCAAGCCGTAG
- a CDS encoding urease accessory protein UreD: protein MSERGEHSIASRQFHQGALRVLRPHYLDDSGQVCYVVVNPGGAYLGADLFLLDVEVQARAELVLTTQSATKVYRTPGSFAEQRMAVRLGEGARLELVPDQLIAYREASYRQRTHITVRPSSSLVMAEVVTPGWSPDGAAFRYEEVRLRNEIHVETDGGTQLLALDNLLIRPPSGDVTGLGFMEGYSHLGSLVVIDPRVDQALADDLHSVTSENDALTGISLTRSAAGTTGLVLRSLSNSTGELNSLLGACTALLRKRWYGQEPLNLRKH, encoded by the coding sequence ATCAGTGAGCGTGGGGAGCATTCCATTGCGTCCCGGCAGTTTCATCAAGGCGCCTTGAGAGTCTTGCGGCCGCACTACCTCGATGACTCTGGTCAGGTTTGTTATGTCGTGGTGAATCCTGGCGGGGCTTATCTCGGGGCGGATCTTTTTCTGCTGGATGTCGAGGTGCAAGCAAGGGCGGAACTAGTTCTCACCACCCAGTCGGCGACGAAGGTTTATCGGACTCCGGGGTCTTTTGCTGAGCAGCGGATGGCTGTCCGGCTGGGGGAGGGGGCGCGGCTGGAGCTTGTGCCTGACCAGCTGATTGCCTACCGGGAGGCCAGCTACCGGCAACGGACGCACATTACTGTCCGGCCGTCGTCGTCCCTGGTGATGGCTGAAGTGGTAACCCCGGGATGGTCCCCCGACGGAGCCGCTTTCCGATATGAGGAAGTGCGGCTGCGGAACGAGATCCACGTCGAAACAGATGGTGGCACCCAGCTGCTGGCACTCGACAACCTCCTGATCCGGCCGCCGTCGGGGGATGTCACCGGGCTGGGGTTTATGGAGGGGTACAGCCACCTCGGATCGCTGGTTGTTATCGACCCGCGAGTGGACCAGGCGCTCGCCGATGACCTGCACAGCGTGACCTCGGAAAACGATGCCTTAACCGGTATCTCACTCACCCGCAGCGCGGCGGGAACCACCGGGCTGGTGCTGCGCTCGCTCTCGAACAGCACGGGCGAACTGAACAGCCTGCTCGGCGCCTGCACAGCCCTGCTTCGGAAGCGGTGGTACGGGCAAGAACCGCTGAACCTGAGGAAGCACTGA
- the ureG gene encoding urease accessory protein UreG, with amino-acid sequence MSEPIKIGIGGPVGAGKTQLVERLTRHMSAEISMAAITNDIYTIEDAKILAANGILPVDRIIGVETGGCPHTAIREDTSMNTAAIEELKARHPDLQVIFVESGGDNLSATFSPELVDFSIYIIDVAQGEKIPRKAGQGMIKSDLFIINKTDLAPHVGADLNVMERDSREFRGNKPFCFTNLKTDEGLEKVIDWIRHDVLMLDLAS; translated from the coding sequence ATGAGCGAACCCATCAAGATCGGCATCGGCGGACCCGTTGGAGCAGGCAAAACCCAACTCGTGGAGCGCCTTACCCGGCACATGAGCGCTGAAATCTCCATGGCCGCCATCACCAACGACATCTACACCATCGAGGACGCCAAAATCCTCGCCGCCAACGGCATACTCCCTGTGGACAGGATCATTGGCGTCGAAACCGGCGGCTGCCCGCACACCGCCATCCGCGAAGACACCTCCATGAACACCGCCGCCATCGAGGAACTCAAAGCCCGGCACCCCGACCTGCAGGTCATCTTCGTCGAATCCGGCGGCGACAACCTCTCCGCCACCTTCAGCCCCGAGCTCGTGGACTTCTCCATCTACATCATCGACGTGGCCCAAGGCGAAAAAATCCCCCGCAAAGCCGGCCAGGGCATGATCAAGTCCGACCTCTTCATCATCAACAAAACCGACCTCGCGCCCCATGTTGGGGCGGACCTAAATGTGATGGAACGGGATTCGCGGGAATTCAGGGGCAACAAACCCTTCTGCTTCACTAACCTCAAGACCGACGAAGGGCTGGAAAAGGTCATCGACTGGATACGCCACGACGTCCTGATGCTTGACCTCGCGTCATGA
- a CDS encoding urease accessory protein UreF produces MSYQLALQQLVDSALPTGAFAHSLGFESYIDAGVVRDEAGFGRWLSAFISQQLTYSDGLAIRFLYEGADVLELDSLLSASLLPRQVREASVKMGLRLLEIGAEVFPSAELGLYRDLVTIGRAAGHQPLAFAVVARSLGVPLQEALVAYLFAAATSLTQNAVRAIPLGQNAGQRLLRQAADDVAAAAVRIPHLTPDDFGAVSPGLEISQMRHERQRARMFMS; encoded by the coding sequence ATGAGTTATCAGCTTGCGCTGCAGCAACTTGTCGATTCCGCTTTGCCTACTGGGGCTTTTGCTCACTCGCTTGGGTTTGAGTCCTATATCGATGCCGGGGTGGTTCGTGATGAGGCTGGTTTTGGGCGGTGGTTGTCTGCTTTTATCTCGCAGCAGTTGACCTATTCTGACGGATTGGCCATTCGGTTTCTTTATGAGGGGGCTGATGTTCTTGAACTTGATTCGCTGCTCTCTGCTTCTTTATTGCCCCGGCAGGTTCGGGAGGCTTCCGTCAAGATGGGGCTTCGGTTGTTGGAGATTGGGGCGGAGGTCTTTCCTTCTGCTGAGCTGGGGCTGTACCGAGACCTGGTGACCATTGGCCGGGCGGCGGGGCACCAGCCGCTGGCGTTCGCCGTCGTCGCCCGTTCACTGGGCGTGCCGCTGCAGGAGGCGCTCGTCGCCTACCTTTTCGCCGCCGCCACCTCCCTGACGCAGAACGCCGTCCGCGCCATCCCCTTGGGCCAGAACGCCGGGCAGCGGCTGCTTCGGCAAGCGGCCGACGACGTCGCTGCCGCGGCCGTGCGGATCCCGCACCTGACGCCGGACGACTTCGGCGCCGTCAGCCCGGGACTCGAGATTTCGCAAATGCGGCACGAACGCCAACGTGCCCGGATGTTCATGAGCTGA
- the ureE gene encoding urease accessory protein UreE, which yields MIIEKVLGNLHELPDPHTYAALHQEKVVLPSAQLVKRIQRATTDHGKEIGIRLPSSSGDLRDGDILHIEETNMIVVSVLPTDVLVIAPRGIHEMGIVAHSLGNRHLQAQFFDSSSEYEADVMVCAYDHTVEDYLIHVGVTYSRQERVMPVPFRHAEHSH from the coding sequence ATGATCATCGAAAAAGTCCTCGGCAACCTTCACGAACTCCCGGACCCGCACACCTACGCCGCCCTGCACCAGGAAAAAGTGGTCCTCCCCAGCGCCCAGCTGGTCAAGCGCATCCAGCGCGCCACCACCGACCACGGCAAGGAGATCGGCATCCGCCTGCCCTCCAGCTCGGGAGACCTGCGCGACGGCGACATCCTGCACATCGAAGAAACCAACATGATCGTGGTGTCCGTGCTGCCCACCGACGTGCTCGTGATCGCACCCCGGGGCATCCACGAAATGGGTATCGTGGCCCACTCCCTCGGCAACCGGCACCTCCAGGCCCAGTTCTTCGACTCCTCGTCCGAATATGAAGCGGACGTCATGGTGTGCGCCTACGACCACACCGTCGAGGACTACCTCATCCATGTGGGTGTGACTTACTCCCGGCAGGAACGCGTCATGCCTGTTCCTTTCCGCCATGCTGAACACTCGCACTAA
- the ureC gene encoding urease subunit alpha, with amino-acid sequence MSFEIPRRQYADLYGPTTGDAIRLADTDLFLEIEKDLTVYGEEVVFGGGKVIRDGMGQNGQAVRDDDGQGGAIPDTVITNAVILDYTGIYKADVALRDGHIFKIGKAGNPQITDGVDIVIGASTEIIAGERKILTAGGVDTHIHFISPDQVPTALTSGITTMIGGGTGPAEGTKATTVTPGKWHIQRMLQAAEGFPMNIGLFGKGHASAVEPLAEQIRAGAIGLKVHEDWGSTTSSIDMSLTVADEFDVQVAIHTDTLNECGFVEDTIRAINGRVIHTFHTEGAGGGHAPDIIKIAGMPNVLPASTNPTLPYTRNTIEEHLDMLMVCHHLNPDIPEDVAFADSRIRAETIAAEDVLQDLGIFSITSSDSQAMGRVGEVITRTWQVADKMKKQRGVLEDPRGDDAAGLHGSAGSDNFRLKRYVAKYTINPAIAQGIADSVGSVEVGKFADLVLWDPAFFGVKPELVLKGGQIAYALMGDANASIPTPQPRIMRPMFGAFGKAVQQCSITFLSQAAIDAGVPHELGLEKVIRPVSGIRTLTKADLKYNDATPDIQVDPETYQVTVDGEDVTCEPSDVLPMAQRYFLF; translated from the coding sequence GTGAGCTTCGAGATTCCCCGGCGGCAGTATGCCGATCTCTACGGCCCGACGACGGGCGATGCGATCCGCCTGGCAGACACCGACCTGTTCCTGGAGATCGAGAAGGACCTCACTGTCTACGGCGAGGAAGTGGTGTTCGGCGGCGGCAAGGTGATCCGCGACGGCATGGGCCAGAACGGCCAGGCGGTCAGGGACGACGACGGCCAGGGCGGCGCCATCCCCGACACCGTGATCACCAACGCGGTGATCCTTGACTACACCGGCATCTATAAGGCTGACGTGGCCCTCAGAGACGGGCATATCTTCAAGATCGGCAAGGCCGGCAACCCCCAGATCACCGATGGTGTGGACATTGTGATCGGCGCCAGCACAGAGATCATCGCGGGCGAACGCAAGATCCTCACGGCCGGCGGCGTGGACACCCATATCCACTTCATCTCTCCGGACCAGGTCCCCACGGCCCTTACCAGCGGTATCACCACCATGATCGGCGGCGGAACCGGCCCGGCCGAAGGCACCAAGGCCACCACCGTGACCCCCGGAAAGTGGCACATCCAGCGGATGCTGCAGGCGGCCGAGGGATTCCCCATGAACATCGGACTGTTCGGCAAGGGCCATGCCTCCGCCGTCGAACCCCTGGCCGAGCAGATCCGCGCCGGTGCCATCGGGCTCAAGGTCCACGAGGACTGGGGGTCCACCACCTCCTCCATCGACATGTCCCTCACGGTGGCGGACGAGTTCGACGTCCAGGTGGCCATCCACACGGACACACTGAACGAGTGCGGCTTCGTGGAGGACACCATCCGCGCCATCAACGGCCGGGTCATCCACACCTTCCACACCGAAGGTGCCGGTGGCGGACACGCCCCGGACATCATCAAGATCGCCGGGATGCCGAACGTCCTGCCGGCCTCCACCAACCCCACCCTGCCGTACACGCGCAACACCATCGAAGAGCACCTGGACATGCTGATGGTGTGCCACCACCTCAACCCGGACATCCCCGAGGACGTTGCCTTCGCAGATTCCCGGATCCGGGCCGAAACCATCGCTGCCGAGGACGTCCTGCAGGACCTGGGCATCTTCTCGATCACCTCCTCGGACTCCCAGGCGATGGGCCGGGTGGGCGAGGTGATCACCCGCACGTGGCAGGTGGCGGACAAGATGAAGAAGCAGCGGGGGGTATTGGAAGACCCGCGGGGGGACGATGCTGCCGGCCTTCACGGCAGTGCGGGCAGCGACAACTTCCGGCTCAAGCGCTATGTGGCCAAGTACACCATCAACCCGGCCATCGCGCAGGGCATCGCGGACTCCGTGGGCTCGGTGGAAGTGGGCAAATTCGCGGACCTGGTGCTGTGGGACCCGGCCTTCTTCGGCGTCAAACCGGAGCTGGTGCTCAAAGGCGGCCAGATCGCCTACGCACTCATGGGCGACGCCAACGCCTCCATCCCCACCCCGCAGCCACGCATTATGCGCCCGATGTTCGGCGCGTTCGGCAAAGCCGTCCAGCAGTGCTCCATCACCTTCCTGTCCCAGGCAGCGATCGACGCCGGCGTTCCCCATGAGTTGGGGCTGGAAAAGGTCATCCGGCCGGTCTCGGGCATCCGCACCCTCACTAAGGCGGACCTCAAGTACAACGACGCCACACCGGACATCCAGGTGGACCCGGAAACCTACCAGGTGACGGTGGACGGCGAGGATGTCACCTGCGAGCCGTCCGACGTCCTTCCCATGGCCCAGCGTTACTTCCTGTTCTAG
- a CDS encoding urease subunit beta, with protein MIPGEYILRPEPVTANAGREAIDVAVTNTGDRPVQVGSHFHFAEANAALAFDREAAYGRRLDIPAGTAARFEPGDSRNVRLIEFAGRREVYGLSNAVNGKLARPGHGEKDTQ; from the coding sequence ATGATTCCAGGAGAGTACATCCTTCGGCCGGAGCCTGTGACGGCTAATGCCGGCCGGGAGGCGATCGACGTCGCCGTCACCAACACCGGCGACCGGCCCGTCCAGGTGGGCTCGCACTTCCATTTTGCCGAGGCCAACGCTGCCCTGGCTTTTGACCGGGAAGCAGCCTACGGCCGGCGGCTCGACATTCCCGCCGGAACCGCCGCCAGGTTCGAACCCGGGGACTCGCGGAACGTGCGGTTGATCGAATTCGCCGGCAGGCGTGAGGTGTACGGGCTCAGTAACGCTGTCAACGGCAAACTGGCCCGGCCCGGCCACGGAGAGAAGGATACTCAGTGA
- a CDS encoding urease subunit gamma: MHLMPREQEKLLIVVAADLARRRQARGLKLNYPEAVAIISYELIEGARDGRTVADLMSYGTTLLGREDVMEGVPEMIHDVQIEATFPDGTKLVTIHDPIR, translated from the coding sequence ATGCATCTGATGCCACGTGAGCAGGAAAAACTCCTGATTGTGGTGGCCGCCGATCTGGCGCGCCGCCGCCAGGCCCGCGGACTCAAGCTCAACTATCCGGAAGCCGTGGCCATCATCAGCTACGAACTGATCGAGGGTGCCCGGGACGGGCGCACCGTTGCCGACCTCATGAGCTACGGCACCACCCTGCTCGGCAGGGAAGACGTCATGGAGGGCGTGCCGGAGATGATCCACGACGTGCAGATCGAGGCGACCTTCCCTGACGGCACCAAGCTCGTCACCATCCACGATCCCATCCGGTGA
- a CDS encoding cysteine hydrolase family protein, translating into MIALLVIDMQNAYFEAPELAAQQEQLVACCNRLLEAFKASGHKALMVGTEHERDKSTWTLNMLDDDQGFIFRGSKQAEAVPGLAIDGLPQLNKTRDSAFVGTNLLSRLRNWGADEVVLAGVSTHNCIAQTGADAFAHNIRVTYAKEAMASEDSQDAADMLRILSTTYRQPVQSTDEILARLKEAS; encoded by the coding sequence ATGATTGCCCTTCTTGTCATCGACATGCAGAACGCGTACTTCGAGGCGCCGGAACTGGCAGCGCAGCAGGAGCAGTTGGTGGCGTGCTGCAACAGGCTGCTTGAGGCTTTCAAAGCCAGCGGGCACAAGGCGCTGATGGTGGGCACCGAACACGAACGCGACAAATCCACCTGGACATTGAACATGCTCGACGACGACCAGGGCTTTATCTTTCGCGGCAGCAAGCAGGCAGAGGCTGTGCCCGGGCTGGCCATCGATGGCTTGCCCCAGCTGAACAAGACGCGGGACAGTGCTTTTGTGGGCACCAACCTGCTGTCCCGCCTCCGCAACTGGGGTGCCGACGAAGTGGTGCTCGCCGGCGTCTCCACCCACAACTGCATCGCCCAGACGGGGGCGGACGCCTTCGCCCACAACATCCGGGTCACGTATGCAAAGGAAGCCATGGCCTCCGAGGACAGCCAGGACGCGGCGGACATGCTGCGCATCCTGTCCACCACCTACCGCCAGCCCGTCCAGTCAACGGACGAGATCCTCGCCCGGCTCAAAGAGGCAAGCTAG